The DNA window ATCATACGCACATTCCACCATTCCAGCACGCCCAAATAGATCTACCAAGCAAGCATAATGCTCCGGCCCTGGTTCTATACCGTATCTTGCTTTCATGGACTCAAAAATCTGTATCCCCGTCTTCAAATCTCCTGCTCTACTGCAAGCTGATAATGCACAGACCAAACTTACGTAGTTCGGTGCTATGCCTTCGGCCGATGCCATCTCCTCGAGCAATGCCACAGCCTTGTCTGCATATCCTTGATGCGCGTATCCGCCCAATAATGCATTCCAAGACACCAAGTTTCTCTCTGGCATCTCATTGAAGGCTTGCTCTGCTTTGTCAATACTTCCACATTTTCCATACATGTCAACCAGTGCACTTCCAACAAAGATGTTCTCCTCTACACAAGCCTTGACGGCCAGTGCTTGAACTGACCTTCCCAACTCGATTTCTGAAAGTCCAGCAGAAGCACAAAGCACACTCGATACCATAAAATCAGTTGGTTTGATATCTTCTTTCCTCGCTCGCAAGAATAAGCAGCAAGCCTTCTCTTCCTCGTTGTTTTGAACGTAAGCAGCTATCAAGGAGGACCAAGATACGCTGTTCCGCTCTCCCATTCTGTCAAAGATCACCTCAGAACATACAACCTCCCCACATTTCCCataaaaatcaatcaatccaTTTGAAATAGAGACATTCTGCCCACACCCACTTCGAATAATGAACCCATGTAGTTGACACCCAGGCTCCAAGCCTAGTTTGTCTGAACACGCATTGAGAAAAGCACAAAACGTTATGGAATCTGGCTTCCCACCAGCTCGTAGTAACTCAATAAACGCAATGGCAGAGTCTTCAGGTCGCCCATGGAGCACTGAATTGGATATATACGCGTTCCACGTCTCGAGGTTTCGATGAGGCATTTCAACAAACAGCTTGTATGCGTCATCAAGAAGGCCCAATTTGCTGTACATATCGAAGGCACTGCACCCGACGAATACATCATTTATTAATCCCTCCTTAACCGCAAGTGCATGTACCTGTTTGCCTGTCATGGCCATGCGAAGGCCAGTGGAGGCTTTGAAAACGCAAGGGAAGGTGAAGTCATTGGGTCGAACACAGTCACTAAGCATGTCGGAGAAGTGAAACAGAGCGGAAACAAAACGGCCGTTTTGGACGGAGCCGGCGATGAGAGAGGTCCAAGTGACGACGGAGCGGCAAGGGGCAAGTTCGAGGATGAGTTCGGCCGAGTTAAGCTGGTCAAGTTTGGCGTACATGTTCACGAGATGGTTGTAGAGGAAGGCTGGAAAAGgggtttttagggttttgagaaTCTGGGCATGGGCGACTCGG is part of the Cucurbita pepo subsp. pepo cultivar mu-cu-16 chromosome LG03, ASM280686v2, whole genome shotgun sequence genome and encodes:
- the LOC111789868 gene encoding pentatricopeptide repeat-containing protein At4g14850, producing MPFLSPNSLASLVELALSIRSSLLGRVAHAQILKTLKTPFPAFLYNHLVNMYAKLDQLNSAELILELAPCRSVVTWTSLIAGSVQNGRFVSALFHFSDMLSDCVRPNDFTFPCVFKASTGLRMAMTGKQVHALAVKEGLINDVFVGCSAFDMYSKLGLLDDAYKLFVEMPHRNLETWNAYISNSVLHGRPEDSAIAFIELLRAGGKPDSITFCAFLNACSDKLGLEPGCQLHGFIIRSGCGQNVSISNGLIDFYGKCGEVVCSEVIFDRMGERNSVSWSSLIAAYVQNNEEEKACCLFLRARKEDIKPTDFMVSSVLCASAGLSEIELGRSVQALAVKACVEENIFVGSALVDMYGKCGSIDKAEQAFNEMPERNLVSWNALLGGYAHQGYADKAVALLEEMASAEGIAPNYVSLVCALSACSRAGDLKTGIQIFESMKARYGIEPGPEHYACLVDLFGRAGMVECAYDFIRRMPFPPTISIWGALLGACRMHGKPELGKLAAEKLFELDPKDSGNHVVLSNMLAATSRWEEVTVIRNEMKEVGIKKGAGFSWITVNSRIRIFQAKDKSYEKDYEIQDMLGNLRKEMQEAAGSIADANFALFEA